Proteins encoded in a region of the Pigmentiphaga litoralis genome:
- the urtA gene encoding urea ABC transporter substrate-binding protein yields the protein MNRRELLKMGSIAGALSMAGAPSVLWAQDKSPIKVGILHSLSGTMAISETSLKDVALMTIDEINKSGGVMGRQIQPVVVDPASNWPLFAERARALLTQDKVAAVFGCWTSVSRKSVLPVFEELNGLLFYPVQYEGEEMSRNVFYTGAAPNQQAIPAVEYLLSKEGGAAKRIFLLGTDYVYPRTTNKILRAFLLTKGIKDSDIEEVYTPFGHSDYQTIVANIKRFSQGGKTAVVSTINGDSNVPFYKELGNQGLKAKDVPVVAFSVGEEELRGIDTKPLVGHLAAWNYFMSVKNPTNDAFKKQWAAWAKAQKLPGADKSVTNDPMEATYVGIKMWKQAVEKAKSTDVDKVRPAVIGQKVAAPSGFTLEMDGNHHLHKPVMIGEVRANGQFNVVWQTKGPIRAQPWSPFIEGNKGKPDTVAAARLQELESSLRRTA from the coding sequence ATGAACAGACGCGAGTTGCTGAAAATGGGTTCGATCGCCGGCGCCCTGTCGATGGCCGGTGCGCCGTCCGTGCTGTGGGCGCAGGACAAGTCGCCGATCAAGGTCGGCATTCTTCATTCCCTGTCGGGGACGATGGCCATTTCGGAAACGTCGTTGAAAGACGTGGCCCTGATGACGATTGACGAAATCAACAAAAGCGGCGGCGTCATGGGCCGCCAAATCCAGCCGGTGGTGGTCGACCCGGCGTCGAACTGGCCGCTGTTTGCCGAACGCGCCCGCGCGCTGCTGACGCAAGACAAGGTGGCTGCCGTGTTCGGTTGCTGGACGTCGGTGTCGCGCAAGTCGGTGCTGCCGGTGTTTGAAGAATTGAACGGTCTGCTGTTCTACCCGGTGCAATACGAAGGCGAAGAAATGTCGCGCAACGTGTTCTACACCGGCGCAGCGCCGAATCAGCAGGCGATTCCTGCGGTCGAATATCTGCTGAGCAAGGAGGGCGGGGCGGCCAAGCGCATCTTCCTGCTGGGCACTGACTATGTCTACCCGCGCACCACCAACAAGATCCTGCGCGCCTTCCTGCTGACCAAGGGCATCAAGGACAGCGATATCGAAGAGGTGTACACGCCATTCGGCCACAGCGACTATCAGACGATCGTTGCGAACATCAAGCGGTTCTCGCAAGGCGGCAAGACCGCGGTCGTGTCGACCATCAACGGCGATTCGAACGTGCCGTTCTACAAGGAACTGGGCAACCAGGGCCTGAAGGCCAAGGACGTGCCGGTGGTGGCGTTCTCGGTGGGCGAAGAAGAACTGCGCGGCATCGACACCAAGCCGCTGGTGGGTCACCTGGCCGCGTGGAACTACTTCATGTCGGTCAAGAACCCGACCAACGACGCGTTCAAGAAACAGTGGGCGGCATGGGCCAAGGCACAGAAGCTGCCAGGCGCCGACAAGTCGGTCACCAACGACCCGATGGAAGCCACCTACGTGGGCATCAAGATGTGGAAGCAGGCGGTGGAAAAGGCCAAGAGCACGGATGTCGACAAGGTGCGTCCGGCCGTGATCGGCCAGAAGGTCGCTGCCCCGTCGGGCTTCACGCTGGAAATGGACGGCAACCACCATCTGCACAAACCCGTCATGATCGGTGAAGTCCGCGCCAACGGTCAGTTCAACGTGGTGTGGCAGACCAAGGGGCCGATCCGCGCGCAACCGTGGAGCCCGTTCATTGAAGGCAACAAGGGCAAGCCGGATACCGTTGCGGCGGCGCGCCTGCAGGAACTCGAGTCGTCGCTGCGCCGGACGGCCTGA
- the uca gene encoding urea carboxylase yields the protein MFHTVLIANRGEIAVRIIRTLRRMGIKSVAVYSDADRDAAHVRQADVAVAIGKAAPTESYLRGDAIIQAARDTGAQAIIPGYGFLSENAAFAQACEDAGIAFVGPTAQQMRDFGLKHAARELAEKAGVPLTPGSGLLKDLDDAREWAARIGYPVMLKSTAGGGGIGLTRCNDEPALATAFESVQRLGKSFFSDGGVFVERFVDHARHVEVQIFGDGQGKVLAVGERDCSIQRRNQKVVEETPAPGLPAATRTALLDAAQRLGETVSYRSAGTVEFIYDGAKDAFYFLEVNTRLQVEHAITEAVTGVDLVEWMIRTAAGDAPALDVAPTPNGASIEVRLYAEDPLKAFQPSPGVLTQVVFPDDARIDGWVEQGTEVSPYYDPMLAKLIVHGADRNDAIAKLQAALSATRLAGISTNLEYLRQIVASPAFHQAGLSTRFLDTFDFVAPTVEVVEAGTYTTVQDYPGRVGYWDIGVPPSGPMDDWAFRLANRIVGNHASAAGLECTVIGPTLRFHSDSVFALTGAPTSALLDGEPVAFWAPVTVKAGQVLTVGRVASGCRSYLAIRNGIDVPDYLGSKSTFALGQFGGHAGRPLRPSDMLTINNPDLIGSGTPAPVATPAALPASLVPTYGTTWEIGALYGPHGAPDFFTDESIATFFASPWEVHYNSNRLGIRLTGPKPSWTRTDGGEAGLHPSNVHDCEYAIGSINFTGDMPVILTRDGPSLGGFVCAATIAKAELWKVGQVKPGDTIRFVPITFEQALALELAQDRIADTLAEETLPVLTATMDAPVPVVGRPVSPTILAETEAAGTVPKAVYRQAGDKYVLIEYGDNVLDLNLRFRIHALMEALRATPIDGVQEMSPGVRSLQIRYDSRIVSQRALLEGLLALEATLPPVENMKVPSRVVHLPLAFEDSATLDAVAKYRQSVRDKAPWLPSNTEFMRRINGLDSIDQVRQILYDASYMVLGLGDVYLGAPCAVPIDPRHRLLTSKYNPARTYTAEGTVGIGGVYMCIYGMDSPGGYQLVGRTLPIWNKFLKNPVFVNQQPWLLKFFDQVRFYPVTEAELDTLRADFRAGRQSITITEEIFDLAAYNAFLTSIEPELQTFRTKQKAAFETEVAHWKTEDENAQVEAASRAPVIDPGAVDSDAITADISGNVWKLIAEPGASVKAGDPLLILEAMKMEFQIVAPHDGVVRSIYCQPGMLVSAGDPLISLDAAA from the coding sequence CCAATCGCGGCGAAATCGCGGTCCGCATCATTCGCACGCTTCGGCGCATGGGCATCAAAAGCGTCGCGGTGTATTCCGACGCCGATCGCGATGCCGCGCATGTCCGTCAGGCCGACGTGGCGGTGGCCATCGGCAAGGCCGCGCCCACCGAAAGCTATCTGCGGGGCGATGCCATCATCCAGGCCGCGCGCGACACGGGCGCCCAGGCCATCATCCCCGGCTACGGTTTCCTGTCCGAAAACGCGGCATTCGCGCAGGCTTGCGAAGACGCAGGTATCGCGTTTGTCGGTCCGACCGCGCAGCAGATGCGCGACTTCGGCCTGAAGCATGCGGCGCGCGAACTGGCGGAAAAGGCCGGCGTGCCCCTGACTCCCGGCTCGGGCCTGCTCAAGGATCTGGACGATGCGCGCGAGTGGGCCGCCCGCATCGGCTATCCCGTCATGCTCAAAAGCACGGCGGGGGGCGGCGGCATCGGGCTGACCCGTTGCAACGACGAACCGGCGCTGGCCACCGCGTTCGAATCGGTGCAGCGTCTGGGCAAAAGCTTTTTCAGCGACGGCGGCGTCTTCGTCGAACGTTTTGTCGACCACGCGCGCCATGTCGAAGTGCAGATCTTTGGCGACGGCCAGGGCAAGGTGCTGGCCGTGGGTGAACGGGACTGCTCGATCCAGCGCCGCAACCAGAAAGTGGTGGAAGAAACCCCGGCGCCAGGGCTGCCCGCAGCCACGCGCACCGCGCTGCTGGACGCCGCGCAGCGCCTGGGCGAGACGGTGTCCTACCGGTCTGCCGGCACGGTGGAATTCATTTACGACGGCGCGAAAGACGCGTTCTACTTTCTTGAGGTCAATACCCGCCTGCAGGTGGAACACGCGATTACCGAGGCCGTCACGGGCGTTGATCTGGTGGAGTGGATGATCCGCACGGCGGCGGGCGATGCACCGGCGCTGGACGTGGCGCCGACGCCCAACGGCGCGTCGATCGAAGTGCGTCTGTATGCCGAAGACCCCCTCAAGGCTTTCCAGCCTTCGCCCGGCGTGCTGACGCAGGTCGTGTTTCCTGACGATGCGCGCATCGACGGCTGGGTAGAGCAGGGCACCGAAGTCTCGCCCTATTACGACCCCATGCTGGCCAAGCTGATCGTGCATGGCGCGGACCGGAACGACGCAATCGCCAAATTGCAGGCGGCGCTGTCGGCCACGCGTCTGGCGGGCATCTCGACCAACCTGGAATACCTGCGGCAGATCGTCGCAAGCCCGGCGTTTCATCAGGCCGGCTTGTCGACCCGCTTTCTGGACACCTTTGATTTTGTTGCGCCCACGGTGGAAGTGGTCGAGGCCGGCACCTACACCACGGTGCAGGACTACCCCGGCCGCGTCGGCTATTGGGACATTGGCGTGCCGCCGTCGGGTCCGATGGATGATTGGGCATTCAGGCTGGCCAACCGCATTGTCGGCAACCATGCCAGTGCGGCGGGCCTTGAATGCACCGTCATCGGACCGACCCTGCGTTTTCATTCCGACAGCGTGTTCGCGTTGACCGGCGCCCCCACGTCCGCCCTGCTGGACGGTGAGCCGGTCGCGTTCTGGGCGCCTGTCACGGTCAAGGCGGGCCAGGTCCTGACGGTAGGCCGCGTCGCCAGCGGCTGCCGCAGTTACCTTGCGATCCGCAATGGCATCGACGTGCCGGACTACCTGGGCAGCAAGTCCACCTTTGCGCTGGGCCAGTTCGGCGGCCATGCCGGCCGGCCGCTGCGCCCGTCGGACATGCTGACCATCAACAATCCCGACCTGATCGGCAGCGGCACGCCCGCGCCGGTGGCCACCCCCGCCGCGTTGCCCGCGTCGCTGGTGCCGACCTACGGCACCACCTGGGAAATCGGTGCGCTGTACGGCCCGCATGGCGCGCCCGATTTCTTTACCGACGAATCGATCGCCACCTTCTTTGCGTCGCCTTGGGAAGTCCACTACAACTCGAACCGCCTGGGCATCCGGCTGACGGGTCCCAAGCCGTCGTGGACGCGGACCGATGGCGGCGAAGCCGGCCTGCATCCGTCCAACGTCCATGATTGCGAATACGCGATCGGCAGCATCAACTTCACGGGCGACATGCCGGTGATCCTGACGCGCGATGGTCCCAGCCTGGGCGGCTTCGTCTGCGCGGCGACCATTGCCAAGGCCGAGTTGTGGAAGGTGGGCCAGGTCAAGCCGGGTGACACCATCCGCTTTGTGCCCATCACCTTCGAACAGGCCCTGGCGCTGGAACTGGCGCAGGACCGCATTGCCGACACGCTGGCCGAAGAAACCTTGCCCGTGTTGACCGCGACGATGGACGCTCCGGTGCCGGTCGTTGGCCGTCCGGTGTCACCCACGATTCTTGCCGAGACCGAAGCCGCCGGCACCGTGCCCAAGGCCGTGTACCGGCAGGCGGGCGACAAGTATGTGCTGATCGAATATGGCGACAACGTCCTTGATCTGAACCTGCGCTTTCGCATCCATGCACTGATGGAAGCCCTGCGCGCCACGCCGATTGACGGCGTGCAGGAAATGTCGCCGGGCGTGCGGTCGCTGCAGATCCGCTACGACAGCCGCATCGTGTCGCAACGCGCCTTGCTCGAAGGGCTGCTGGCGCTGGAAGCCACGCTGCCCCCGGTCGAAAACATGAAAGTGCCGAGCCGCGTCGTGCATCTGCCGCTGGCCTTTGAAGATTCGGCCACGCTGGATGCGGTGGCCAAGTACCGCCAGTCGGTCCGCGACAAGGCGCCTTGGCTGCCAAGCAATACCGAGTTCATGCGGCGCATCAACGGCCTCGATTCCATCGATCAGGTCCGCCAGATCCTGTACGACGCCAGCTACATGGTGCTGGGCCTGGGCGACGTGTACCTGGGCGCGCCGTGCGCCGTGCCGATCGATCCGCGCCATCGCCTGCTCACGTCCAAGTACAACCCGGCACGCACCTACACGGCCGAAGGCACGGTCGGCATCGGCGGCGTCTACATGTGCATCTATGGCATGGACTCGCCCGGCGGCTATCAGCTGGTGGGCCGCACGCTGCCGATCTGGAACAAGTTCCTGAAGAACCCGGTGTTCGTGAACCAGCAGCCGTGGCTGCTCAAGTTCTTTGACCAAGTGCGTTTCTATCCGGTGACGGAAGCCGAACTCGACACCCTGCGCGCCGACTTCCGTGCCGGCCGCCAGAGCATCACGATCACCGAAGAAATCTTTGACCTTGCGGCCTACAACGCCTTCCTGACATCGATCGAACCCGAACTGCAGACCTTCCGCACGAAACAGAAGGCCGCGTTCGAGACCGAGGTCGCGCACTGGAAAACCGAGGATGAAAACGCGCAGGTCGAAGCCGCGTCGCGTGCGCCGGTGATCGACCCCGGCGCGGTCGACAGCGATGCGATTACCGCCGACATCAGCGGCAATGTGTGGAAGCTGATTGCCGAACCCGGCGCAAGCGTCAAGGCGGGGGACCCGCTGCTGATTCTTGAAGCCATGAAGATGGAGTTCCAGATCGTCGCGCCGCATGACGGCGTGGTGCGATCGATTTACTGCCAGCCCGGCATGCTCGTCAGCGCGGGTGACCCGCTGATATCGCTCGACGCGGCAGCCTGA
- the urtB gene encoding urea ABC transporter permease subunit UrtB — MTTRWLAFAASLALVWHVGAVAMTAADVAPLAQDDYADKEAAIQRLVEAGDAPALAVLQALDDDTVVATSSGQILLQSGDRFTDAVTGRQVPESVGSEADPVSLNNRLRGLVSGGLAAAKLASPDLAVRRAAVDALLQSPDPAFKKQIDAARDREKDTTTRERLDTLWAMASLQDPDAALRYEAVRLVAARNDLQMRELLLPLLVRNADGTYAEPDEQVRKAAQAGIDTLDSRQRWGDLAGTAFAGLSLGSVLLLAALGLAITYGLIGVINMAHGEFLMIGAYATFSVQNLFRAYLPAGFDWYPLAAVPVAFAAAALAGFILERLVLRHLYGRPLETLLTTFGISLLLIQATRMLFGAQNVQVTNPGWMSGGFAVLPNLVLPYNRVVILVFSFAVLAIAWSVLNRTRLGLFVRAVTQNRTMAACVGVQTHKVDSYAFAFGAGIAGLGGCALSQIGNVGPDLGQSYIIDSFMVVVLGGVGQLAGTVVGAMGLGILSKLIEPFWGAVLAKIAVLVLIVLFIQKRPQGMFALKGRSAEA, encoded by the coding sequence ATGACGACGCGCTGGCTTGCGTTCGCGGCAAGTCTGGCGCTGGTGTGGCATGTCGGGGCGGTCGCGATGACCGCCGCCGATGTGGCTCCGCTTGCGCAGGACGATTACGCCGACAAGGAAGCGGCGATCCAGCGGCTGGTCGAAGCGGGCGATGCGCCCGCGCTGGCCGTGCTGCAGGCGCTTGATGACGACACCGTGGTGGCGACGTCGTCGGGCCAGATCCTGCTGCAATCGGGCGACCGGTTCACCGATGCCGTCACGGGCCGGCAAGTGCCCGAATCGGTGGGGTCCGAAGCGGATCCTGTCAGTCTGAACAACCGGCTGCGCGGACTGGTGTCCGGCGGCCTGGCGGCGGCCAAGCTTGCATCACCCGACCTGGCCGTACGGCGGGCCGCGGTCGATGCCTTGCTGCAAAGCCCCGACCCCGCATTCAAGAAACAGATCGACGCCGCGCGCGATCGGGAAAAGGACACGACGACCAGGGAACGCCTGGATACCTTGTGGGCCATGGCGTCCCTGCAGGATCCCGATGCGGCCCTGCGGTATGAGGCCGTGCGATTGGTGGCTGCGCGCAACGATCTGCAGATGCGCGAATTGCTGCTGCCGCTACTGGTGCGCAATGCCGATGGCACCTATGCCGAACCTGACGAACAGGTGCGCAAGGCCGCCCAGGCCGGCATCGACACCCTGGACAGCCGGCAGCGCTGGGGCGACCTGGCCGGCACGGCGTTCGCGGGATTGAGCCTGGGCAGCGTGCTGCTGCTGGCCGCGCTGGGGCTGGCGATCACCTATGGCCTGATTGGCGTCATCAACATGGCGCACGGCGAATTCCTGATGATCGGCGCCTATGCCACGTTCTCGGTGCAGAACCTGTTTCGCGCCTACCTTCCGGCGGGCTTCGACTGGTACCCGCTGGCGGCCGTGCCGGTCGCGTTTGCCGCGGCGGCCCTGGCGGGCTTCATCCTGGAACGGCTGGTGCTGCGGCATCTGTATGGCCGGCCGCTGGAAACGTTGCTGACCACCTTCGGTATCAGCCTGCTGCTGATCCAGGCGACCCGCATGCTGTTCGGCGCGCAGAACGTGCAGGTGACCAATCCGGGGTGGATGAGCGGCGGGTTCGCGGTCCTGCCCAACCTGGTGCTGCCGTACAACCGTGTCGTGATCCTGGTGTTTTCCTTTGCGGTTCTGGCGATCGCGTGGTCGGTGCTGAACCGTACGCGGCTGGGGCTGTTCGTGCGTGCCGTGACGCAGAACCGGACCATGGCGGCATGTGTGGGCGTGCAGACCCACAAGGTCGACAGCTATGCCTTTGCGTTCGGCGCAGGCATTGCCGGACTGGGTGGCTGCGCGCTGTCGCAGATCGGCAATGTGGGGCCCGACCTGGGCCAGAGCTACATCATCGATTCGTTCATGGTGGTGGTGCTGGGCGGAGTGGGGCAACTGGCCGGTACCGTGGTTGGCGCGATGGGGCTCGGCATATTGAGCAAGCTCATTGAACCCTTCTGGGGCGCCGTGCTGGCAAAGATCGCGGTCCTGGTGCTCATCGTCCTGTTCATTCAAAAGCGTCCCCAGGGCATGTTTGCCCTCAAGGGCCGCAGCGCGGAGGCTTGA
- the urtC gene encoding urea ABC transporter permease subunit UrtC, with protein sequence MTTTVNGAVPDVRAGAGLPVAGLPATGLPSATLPFALALPPRPALLSRPAWIALLVLIVVVGVAVPLCALWLPADHPLHLSAYGMTLAGKLMCYAIAALALDLVWGYCGILSLGHGLFFALGGYAMGMYLMRSIGREGSYQSDLPDFMVFLDWKELPWFWQGTDNFAYAMLLVVVVPAALAWVFGFFTFRSRVKGVYLSIITQAMTFAAMLLFYRNETGFGGNNGFTDFKRILGYGITQPGTRTVLFLVTFLVLVLAFLAARAIVTSKLGRVVTGVRDAESRLMFLGYSPLGYKLFIWTVSAVLCGIAGALYVPQVGIINPNEMSPVNSIEMAIWVAVGGRGTLIGPIIGAFAVNGAKSFFTTFFAEYWLFFLGAIFVLVPLLLPNGIVGLFRKGAAR encoded by the coding sequence ATGACGACCACCGTGAACGGGGCCGTCCCGGACGTGCGGGCGGGGGCCGGGTTGCCTGTGGCGGGCTTGCCAGCGACGGGCTTGCCTTCCGCGACCTTGCCCTTCGCACTGGCCTTGCCACCGCGGCCGGCGTTGCTCAGCCGGCCCGCGTGGATCGCCTTGCTGGTGTTGATCGTGGTGGTGGGGGTGGCGGTGCCGCTGTGCGCGCTGTGGCTGCCCGCCGACCATCCGTTGCACCTGTCGGCCTATGGCATGACGCTGGCCGGCAAGCTGATGTGTTATGCCATCGCCGCGCTGGCGCTGGACCTGGTGTGGGGGTATTGCGGCATCCTGAGCCTGGGGCATGGGCTGTTCTTTGCGCTGGGCGGCTATGCCATGGGCATGTACCTGATGCGGTCGATAGGCCGCGAAGGGTCCTACCAGAGCGACCTGCCGGACTTCATGGTCTTTCTGGACTGGAAGGAACTGCCGTGGTTCTGGCAGGGCACCGACAACTTCGCGTATGCCATGTTGCTGGTCGTGGTCGTGCCCGCGGCGCTGGCCTGGGTGTTCGGCTTCTTTACCTTCCGGTCCCGGGTCAAGGGCGTGTACCTGTCGATCATCACGCAGGCCATGACCTTCGCGGCCATGCTGCTGTTCTATCGCAACGAGACGGGCTTTGGCGGCAACAACGGGTTCACCGACTTCAAGCGGATCCTGGGCTATGGCATCACGCAGCCGGGTACCCGGACGGTGCTGTTCCTGGTCACGTTTCTTGTACTGGTGCTGGCCTTCCTGGCGGCGCGCGCGATCGTCACGTCCAAGCTCGGGCGGGTCGTGACCGGGGTGCGCGATGCCGAGTCGCGGCTCATGTTCCTGGGCTACAGCCCGCTGGGCTACAAACTTTTCATCTGGACCGTGTCGGCGGTGCTGTGCGGCATCGCGGGGGCCTTGTATGTGCCGCAGGTGGGCATCATCAACCCCAATGAAATGTCGCCGGTCAATTCGATCGAGATGGCCATCTGGGTGGCGGTGGGCGGACGCGGCACGCTGATCGGGCCGATCATCGGCGCCTTTGCGGTCAACGGCGCCAAGAGCTTCTTCACCACCTTCTTTGCCGAATACTGGCTGTTCTTCCTGGGCGCGATCTTTGTGCTGGTTCCGCTGCTGCTGCCCAATGGCATCGTGGGGCTGTTCCGGAAGGGAGCGGCGCGATGA
- a CDS encoding SapC family protein, with the protein MTTDKVETAEAAAVQLFQQAAPLDPARHQDLKLDRSVGFAFARNQTAVPIVATEFAMAARDLPIVFAGEGRLPMAVLGIRSGENLLVGDDGAWVAGRYVPAHLRRYPFILQEDEAQQRFALCIDEAAPHFQSQDKGEPLFNDAGATPLVTEMLQFLGEIQGGFAQTQAYAAALVAADLLIERSAVVELKSGERVTLEGFFVVDEEKFSRLPIETLAEWAQKGWLPLTYFHLQSRLNWTHLVDLAV; encoded by the coding sequence ATGACAACCGACAAGGTCGAAACCGCCGAAGCCGCCGCCGTGCAGCTGTTCCAGCAGGCGGCCCCGCTCGACCCCGCGCGCCATCAGGACCTGAAGCTCGACCGGTCGGTCGGCTTCGCCTTCGCGCGCAACCAGACCGCCGTGCCGATCGTGGCCACCGAATTTGCCATGGCCGCGCGCGACCTGCCCATCGTGTTCGCCGGCGAAGGCCGCCTGCCGATGGCCGTGCTGGGCATCCGTTCCGGTGAAAACCTGCTGGTCGGCGACGACGGCGCCTGGGTGGCCGGCCGCTACGTGCCCGCCCACCTGCGCCGCTATCCCTTCATCCTGCAGGAAGACGAGGCGCAGCAGCGCTTTGCGCTGTGCATCGACGAAGCCGCCCCGCACTTCCAGTCGCAAGACAAGGGCGAGCCCCTGTTCAACGACGCCGGCGCCACGCCCCTGGTGACCGAGATGCTGCAATTCCTGGGCGAGATCCAGGGCGGCTTCGCGCAGACCCAGGCCTATGCGGCCGCGCTGGTCGCCGCGGACCTGCTGATCGAACGATCAGCGGTGGTCGAACTCAAAAGTGGCGAGCGCGTGACGCTGGAAGGCTTCTTTGTGGTGGACGAAGAGAAGTTCTCGCGCCTGCCGATCGAAACGCTGGCGGAATGGGCGCAGAAGGGCTGGCTGCCCCTGACCTACTTCCACCTGCAATCGCGGCTGAACTGGACCCACCTGGTGGATCTGGCCGTCTGA
- the urtE gene encoding urea ABC transporter ATP-binding subunit UrtE encodes MLEVDKLNQYYGGSHILRDVTMSAPTGELTVLLGRNGVGKSTLLKCLMGVVRARSGRIAWQGKAFDGLPTPARVAGGFGYVPQGRDIFSRLTVEENLLVGAASKAAPKGVPDRIYELFPVLHTMKHRRGGDLSGGQQQQLAIGRALMSEPTLLILDEPTEGIQPSIIKDIGRTLRRLVEESGMTVLLVEQFYDFAEEIADGYWVMSRGEIVANGRGTEMQQNKVRELITV; translated from the coding sequence ATGCTCGAGGTCGACAAGCTCAACCAATACTACGGCGGCAGCCACATCCTGCGCGATGTGACGATGTCGGCGCCGACGGGCGAGCTGACCGTGCTGCTGGGCCGCAACGGCGTCGGCAAGAGCACGCTGTTGAAATGCCTGATGGGCGTGGTGCGCGCCCGCAGTGGCCGCATCGCGTGGCAGGGCAAGGCCTTTGATGGCCTGCCCACACCGGCGCGCGTGGCCGGCGGCTTCGGCTACGTGCCGCAGGGCCGCGATATCTTTTCGCGGCTGACCGTGGAAGAAAACCTGCTGGTGGGCGCCGCCAGCAAGGCCGCGCCCAAGGGCGTGCCCGACCGGATCTATGAACTGTTTCCGGTGCTGCACACCATGAAGCACCGGCGCGGCGGCGACCTGTCGGGCGGCCAGCAGCAGCAATTGGCGATCGGCCGCGCCCTGATGAGCGAGCCGACCCTGCTGATCCTGGACGAGCCCACCGAAGGCATCCAGCCGTCCATCATCAAGGATATTGGCCGCACCCTGCGGCGCCTGGTCGAAGAGTCCGGCATGACCGTGCTGCTGGTCGAACAGTTCTACGACTTTGCCGAAGAAATCGCCGATGGCTACTGGGTGATGAGCCGCGGGGAAATCGTGGCAAATGGGAGGGGAACCGAGATGCAGCAGAACAAGGTGCGGGAACTGATCACGGTGTAG
- the urtD gene encoding urea ABC transporter ATP-binding protein UrtD translates to MNPYLTRDKDDDEGTNASGSTTGLGHILRPGEIDVSHGPILYLEDVTVSFDGFKALNKLTLSIDEGELRCIIGPNGAGKTTMMDVITGKTRCQTGKVFLGQTIDLRRMDEPSIARIGIGRKFQKPTVFASHPVWENLELAMKTDKGWWPSLRSRFTRPAQARVEEILSLLNLEQDAFRLAGDLSHGQKQRLEIGMLLMQQPRLLLLDEPAAGITDEETMELAALLNGLRGSCSMMVVEHDMDFVGALAGDTGKVTVMAEGSVLAEGTLDTVRANDTVIESYLGR, encoded by the coding sequence ATGAATCCCTATCTGACGCGTGACAAGGACGATGACGAAGGCACCAACGCCAGCGGCAGCACCACCGGCCTGGGCCACATCCTGCGGCCCGGCGAAATCGATGTCTCGCACGGACCCATCCTGTACCTGGAGGACGTGACCGTCAGCTTCGATGGCTTCAAGGCGCTCAACAAGCTGACACTGTCGATCGACGAAGGCGAACTGCGCTGCATCATCGGGCCCAATGGCGCGGGCAAGACCACCATGATGGATGTGATCACCGGCAAGACCCGATGCCAGACCGGCAAGGTGTTCCTGGGCCAGACCATCGACCTGCGGCGCATGGACGAACCGTCGATCGCGCGCATCGGCATCGGCCGCAAGTTCCAGAAGCCCACGGTGTTCGCCAGCCACCCGGTCTGGGAAAACCTGGAGCTGGCCATGAAGACCGACAAGGGCTGGTGGCCGTCCTTGCGCTCGCGCTTCACGCGGCCAGCGCAGGCCCGCGTCGAAGAAATCCTGAGCCTGCTCAACCTTGAGCAGGACGCGTTTCGCCTGGCGGGGGATCTGTCGCACGGGCAGAAGCAGCGGCTGGAAATCGGCATGCTGCTGATGCAGCAGCCGCGCCTGCTGCTGCTCGACGAACCGGCCGCCGGCATCACCGATGAAGAAACCATGGAACTGGCGGCGCTGCTGAACGGCCTGCGCGGGTCGTGCTCGATGATGGTGGTCGAGCACGATATGGACTTCGTGGGCGCGCTGGCCGGCGACACGGGCAAGGTCACGGTCATGGCCGAAGGCAGCGTGCTGGCCGAAGGCACGCTGGACACCGTGCGCGCCAATGACACCGTGATCGAATCCTATCTGGGGAGATGA